A region of Paenibacillus thiaminolyticus DNA encodes the following proteins:
- a CDS encoding amidase: protein MKRKSIRQLLDGYKKKQFSPVEITREYVREIKNRDPVYNAYITVTKEHALRKAKRLEKKWNRGKNAGMLFGIPLSYKDNLATKDVRTTNGSGIYRSFIPVRTAAVIRRANKENAIMLGKNNMHEFALGITSNNPHYGPVRNPWNIEYSPGGSSGGSAAAVAGNMSVASIGTDTGGSVRIPAASCGIAGLKPTYGTLPTSGVDFVSWTMDHAGPLAANMDDLAIIMDALTRKDYSRYLIANIRGMRIGVPINFFNEHIEEETLRLYQAALAALGMLGAVLVDVDTSFLYGYQECGLTIAAAEAGYVHRDDIACCLMEMGADVRAILESSLEITSLQYITALHKKEEYTKAFKRIFKQVDVLATPTLPIPPRRIGVESVTFGSYTENIFDAMTRYTEIFNMTGMPALTLPCGITEQEQLPVGLQLIADHHREDHLIRTGYSYEQSELGGYYVKRDQIISGTCGF, encoded by the coding sequence TTGAAGCGAAAATCGATTCGGCAGCTATTGGATGGCTACAAGAAGAAGCAATTTTCTCCTGTAGAAATTACCCGTGAATATGTAAGGGAAATCAAAAATCGCGACCCGGTATATAACGCCTATATTACGGTCACGAAGGAACACGCGCTGCGGAAGGCGAAGCGTCTGGAGAAGAAATGGAACCGCGGCAAGAACGCCGGGATGCTGTTCGGGATACCGCTGTCTTATAAAGACAATCTGGCAACCAAGGACGTCCGTACGACGAACGGTTCCGGGATTTACCGCAGCTTCATTCCCGTTCGAACCGCTGCCGTTATCCGCAGGGCGAACAAGGAGAATGCGATCATGCTGGGCAAAAATAATATGCATGAATTCGCGCTTGGGATCACATCCAACAATCCGCACTATGGACCGGTCCGCAACCCGTGGAACATCGAATATTCTCCCGGAGGGTCCAGCGGCGGTTCGGCAGCGGCGGTGGCCGGCAATATGTCCGTCGCCTCCATCGGTACGGATACCGGCGGTTCCGTGCGCATTCCGGCCGCTTCCTGCGGCATAGCCGGACTGAAGCCAACCTACGGAACCCTTCCGACGTCCGGCGTTGATTTCGTCTCGTGGACAATGGATCATGCCGGTCCGCTTGCTGCCAACATGGACGATCTGGCGATAATTATGGACGCGCTCACCCGCAAGGACTACTCCCGCTATCTGATTGCGAATATTCGGGGCATGCGCATTGGCGTCCCGATCAATTTTTTCAATGAGCATATCGAGGAAGAGACACTGCGGCTGTATCAGGCAGCCCTGGCGGCTCTCGGGATGCTCGGCGCCGTGCTGGTCGATGTCGATACTTCGTTCCTATATGGGTACCAGGAATGTGGGCTGACCATTGCCGCAGCCGAAGCCGGATATGTCCACCGCGACGATATCGCCTGCTGTCTGATGGAGATGGGGGCCGACGTGCGCGCGATACTGGAATCGTCGCTCGAGATTACGTCCCTCCAGTACATTACCGCGCTGCACAAGAAGGAAGAGTATACGAAGGCGTTCAAACGAATTTTCAAGCAGGTCGACGTACTGGCCACGCCGACGCTCCCAATCCCGCCGCGCCGCATCGGGGTCGAATCCGTCACGTTCGGCTCCTATACCGAGAACATCTTCGATGCGATGACCCGTTATACGGAGATTTTCAATATGACCGGGATGCCGGCTCTTACTCTGCCTTGCGGCATTACAGAGCAGGAGCAGCTTCCGGTCGGATTGCAGCTCATCGCCGATCATCACCGGGAGGATCACCTGATCCGGACCGGTTATTCGTATGAACAGAGCGAACTGGGCGGCTATTATGTCAAGCGGGACCAGATCATCTCCGGAACTTGTGGCTTCTGA
- a CDS encoding ABC transporter substrate-binding protein: MELKRKLMTWTLICSVLLLMLPVHAEAASEKVTLKVLDLSQDFFDKRFGNAFTAKYPNIQIKVIPTQKGKSLLWGDDLRKLEDKEKPDLLVSDQFSLEKNVAEGRLVDLEPYIAQSKSIKLANLNQNIVNSMKVNGKLYTLSPTFMAKGLFYNKTLFDKYKIKYPKNEMSWAEVMKLAAEFKEKAGSPGFQYNNDLFSLAAYAIAGSYNLTYQDKSKGGKNITFNTKEWKSIFDMVLKAAKKEAITTEQDAFLAGDAAMTVQDTFLIRRIKLDNIKFEWGVMSEPVNPARPISSAVGAFEMFGISTESKHADAAWKFIEFIHSEDFTKGYVKDGEFLSGLPTNECCKKWGNKVDLSGLYKLAPVKEKYDSNSPDISEFVSKEGSAAFTSVLKGTQSLDSMLASLQKKAQSELDKAWAKKGK; encoded by the coding sequence ATGGAATTGAAAAGAAAGCTGATGACATGGACGCTAATTTGCAGCGTTCTTCTGCTCATGCTCCCTGTCCATGCGGAAGCGGCCAGCGAGAAAGTGACCTTGAAGGTGTTGGACTTATCCCAAGATTTTTTTGACAAGAGGTTCGGAAATGCATTTACAGCCAAATATCCGAATATTCAAATTAAGGTCATCCCGACACAAAAGGGGAAATCACTGCTTTGGGGTGATGATCTACGTAAGCTGGAGGATAAAGAAAAGCCGGATCTGCTGGTATCTGATCAGTTTAGCTTGGAGAAAAATGTGGCTGAAGGCAGACTCGTCGATTTGGAACCGTATATTGCCCAATCCAAATCCATCAAGCTGGCCAATCTGAATCAAAATATTGTGAATTCCATGAAAGTAAATGGAAAACTCTACACGCTTTCGCCGACATTTATGGCGAAGGGCCTATTTTACAACAAAACCCTATTCGATAAATACAAGATCAAGTACCCGAAGAACGAAATGAGTTGGGCGGAAGTGATGAAGTTAGCCGCGGAATTCAAGGAGAAAGCCGGCTCTCCAGGATTTCAATATAACAATGACTTATTCTCTTTGGCAGCCTATGCTATCGCAGGCTCCTATAACCTGACATATCAGGATAAGAGCAAGGGCGGGAAGAACATAACGTTCAACACCAAAGAATGGAAATCGATCTTCGACATGGTGCTCAAAGCTGCCAAAAAAGAAGCAATTACGACGGAACAAGATGCCTTTCTAGCAGGCGACGCTGCCATGACGGTACAGGATACATTCCTTATTCGCAGGATTAAGCTGGATAACATTAAATTCGAATGGGGAGTTATGTCGGAGCCGGTGAATCCTGCTCGTCCGATAAGTTCGGCAGTCGGAGCATTTGAAATGTTCGGCATTAGCACCGAATCGAAACATGCGGATGCGGCTTGGAAGTTCATTGAATTCATCCACAGTGAGGATTTTACCAAAGGGTATGTAAAGGATGGCGAATTTTTGTCGGGATTGCCGACCAACGAATGCTGCAAGAAGTGGGGCAATAAAGTCGATCTTAGCGGCCTCTACAAGTTAGCTCCGGTCAAAGAGAAATATGATTCGAACAGTCCCGATATTAGCGAATTTGTCTCTAAAGAAGGGAGCGCAGCATTCACATCCGTCTTGAAGGGCACACAGAGCCTTGATTCCATGTTAGCCAGTCTTCAAAAGAAAGCACAATCAGAACTAGATAAAGCATGGGCCAAGAAGGGAAAATAA
- a CDS encoding ABC transporter ATP-binding protein codes for MRKILSFLRPYRGPLSFALALMLVELIVDLWLPLLMARIINEGIVAQHLPAVMQWGGLMVGLALFGFVCGIVNSYYAAHVSQNFGHDIRKYLFKKIQSFSFANFSRFPTATLITRVTSDVNTMQNVVFMSLRIMMRAPLMMIGGLVMALLVNFRLALILAVITPVLFILLVWLMNKAFLLFRSVQDRLDRVNGVLRENLFGMRLIKAFVRDQHEVERFEEANGQLMDRTVAALRLIEFTVPLLLLLMNGSILFVLWYGGLGVQIGSTDLGEVVAIVNYTTRITGALSMVSMIMMNLSRAKASAQRIAEVLQSEVDVTDAADADPDAAISEGRVEFQRVTFRYPDTEAPVLQDVSFTVRPDETVAIMGATGSGKSSLFQLIPRLYDVSGGRVLLDGMDVRSMTMEPLRRHIGYVPQEVMLFSGTVRDNIRWGKQDAADEEVMEAAQRAQIHETIMKLPRQYDTMLGQKGINLSGGQKQRLSIARALIRKPKLLLLDDSTSALDVKTEARLLEALGANPCTTLIITQKISTALQADAVILIDDGRILDQGSHDELMRRSELYRRIVQSQFERGEGIPC; via the coding sequence ATGAGGAAAATACTATCATTTCTGCGGCCCTACAGGGGCCCGTTGAGCTTCGCGCTGGCGCTCATGCTGGTAGAGCTGATCGTGGATCTATGGCTCCCGCTGCTCATGGCTCGAATTATTAATGAAGGGATTGTCGCTCAACATCTTCCCGCGGTTATGCAGTGGGGAGGACTGATGGTCGGCTTGGCGTTGTTCGGCTTCGTATGCGGCATCGTCAACTCGTACTATGCGGCGCATGTCAGCCAGAACTTCGGCCATGACATCCGGAAGTACCTGTTCAAGAAGATTCAGTCCTTCTCGTTTGCCAATTTCAGCCGCTTCCCGACGGCGACGCTGATTACGCGGGTGACGTCGGACGTGAATACGATGCAGAACGTCGTGTTCATGAGCTTGCGTATCATGATGAGGGCGCCGCTGATGATGATTGGCGGCCTCGTGATGGCGCTGCTGGTCAACTTCAGGCTGGCGCTGATTCTGGCCGTCATCACGCCGGTGCTGTTCATCTTGCTCGTCTGGCTGATGAACAAGGCGTTCCTGCTGTTCCGTTCGGTGCAGGACCGTCTGGACCGGGTAAATGGGGTGTTGCGGGAGAACCTGTTCGGCATGCGGCTCATCAAGGCGTTCGTGCGCGACCAGCATGAAGTCGAACGGTTCGAGGAGGCGAACGGGCAGTTGATGGATCGGACGGTCGCTGCGCTGCGCCTGATTGAGTTCACGGTCCCGCTCCTTCTGCTGCTGATGAACGGCAGTATTCTTTTTGTCCTGTGGTATGGCGGGCTGGGCGTACAGATCGGCAGCACCGACCTCGGCGAAGTCGTGGCGATCGTCAATTATACGACACGGATTACGGGAGCACTGTCGATGGTCTCCATGATTATGATGAATCTGTCGCGCGCCAAGGCGTCCGCCCAGCGGATAGCCGAGGTGCTGCAGAGCGAGGTGGACGTGACGGATGCGGCCGATGCCGATCCGGATGCGGCGATAAGCGAAGGCCGCGTGGAATTCCAGCGCGTCACCTTCCGCTATCCGGATACCGAGGCCCCGGTGCTGCAGGACGTATCGTTCACGGTGCGGCCGGACGAGACGGTAGCGATCATGGGAGCGACCGGCTCCGGGAAATCATCCCTGTTCCAGCTGATTCCCCGGCTGTACGATGTCAGTGGGGGACGCGTCCTGCTAGACGGGATGGATGTTCGCTCCATGACGATGGAGCCGCTCCGCCGCCACATCGGTTATGTGCCGCAGGAGGTCATGCTGTTCAGCGGCACGGTGCGGGACAATATCCGCTGGGGCAAGCAGGATGCCGCCGATGAGGAGGTCATGGAGGCGGCGCAGCGCGCCCAGATTCATGAGACGATTATGAAGCTTCCCCGCCAATATGACACGATGCTCGGGCAGAAGGGGATCAATCTGTCCGGCGGACAGAAGCAGCGGCTGTCGATTGCCCGGGCGCTGATCCGGAAGCCGAAGCTGCTCCTGCTGGATGACAGCACGAGCGCGCTGGATGTGAAGACCGAGGCCCGGCTGCTGGAGGCATTGGGGGCCAATCCTTGCACGACATTGATTATTACGCAGAAAATCAGCACCGCCCTCCAGGCGGATGCCGTTATTCTCATCGATGACGGACGCATATTGGATCAGGGAAGCCATGACGAGCTAATGCGCCGCAGCGAACTGTACAGGCGCATCGTGCAGTCCCAGTTCGAGCGAGGGGAGGGGATTCCATGCTGA
- a CDS encoding ABC transporter ATP-binding protein, whose amino-acid sequence MLRLKLPEKPGIAAADRAGVGAAAGGPSKKKPRAKDWSGTLIRIWRYMSGHTGMLALIFLMVVLTSGLGLIGPFLVGYAIDHYIKTQEGGNFLLILVLLGVVYLLYSAALFLQNYWMIGVAQKAVYAMRSDLFGKLHTLPVQFYTKRQHGELMSRITNDIDNVSQTLNSSFIQLSSSILTFVGMLTIMLWLSPLLTLITLTIVPLMFLGMRWITRRTGRFFKEQQRNLGDINGFIEETFSGQKIVKSFSQEQKVIQEFAEKSERLKASGYWAQTYSGFIPKLMNVLNNMSFAIIAGAGGVLALHGLVSIGVIVIFSEYSRQFTRPLNDLANQFNTFLSAIAGAERVFEVLEEREEGQDERDAIRLERVRGEIEFVDVSFAYEKDGRTLRDVSFRAEPGQAIALVGPTGAGKTTVTQLLSRFYDYDSGQIYLDGVELSAIDRKNLRSHMGFVLQDSFLFQGTIRDNIRYGRLNATDEEVEQAARLANAHSFIMKLPQGYETELSQDGSGISQGQKQLLSIARAVLGDPAILILDEATSSIDTITEMKIQEALYRLMEGRTSIIIAHRLNTIQQADCILVLEDGRIIEQGSHESLLRQQGFYHGLVQSQFRRQSG is encoded by the coding sequence ATGCTGAGGCTGAAGCTGCCGGAGAAGCCCGGCATAGCTGCTGCCGACCGGGCCGGAGTCGGAGCGGCGGCCGGCGGCCCTTCGAAGAAGAAGCCGCGGGCCAAGGACTGGTCAGGCACGCTGATCCGCATATGGCGTTACATGTCCGGCCACACAGGAATGCTGGCCCTTATTTTCCTTATGGTAGTGCTGACGTCCGGGCTTGGCTTGATCGGTCCCTTCCTGGTCGGGTATGCGATCGACCATTATATCAAGACGCAGGAAGGCGGCAACTTCTTGCTGATCCTCGTCCTGCTCGGCGTCGTGTACTTGCTGTATTCGGCCGCTCTCTTCCTGCAGAACTACTGGATGATCGGCGTAGCGCAGAAGGCGGTCTACGCCATGCGCTCCGATCTGTTCGGGAAGCTCCATACGCTGCCGGTGCAGTTCTATACGAAGCGGCAGCATGGCGAGCTGATGAGCCGGATTACGAACGATATCGACAATGTGAGCCAGACGCTGAACAGTTCGTTCATTCAGCTGTCCTCCAGCATTTTGACCTTCGTCGGCATGCTGACGATAATGCTGTGGCTGAGTCCGCTGCTGACGCTGATCACGTTGACGATCGTGCCGCTTATGTTCCTCGGCATGAGATGGATTACGCGGCGGACCGGACGGTTCTTCAAGGAGCAGCAGCGCAACCTCGGGGATATAAACGGGTTCATCGAGGAGACGTTCTCGGGGCAGAAGATCGTGAAGAGCTTCTCGCAGGAGCAGAAGGTCATTCAGGAGTTCGCCGAGAAGAGCGAACGGTTGAAGGCTTCCGGGTATTGGGCTCAGACGTATTCGGGCTTCATTCCGAAGCTGATGAACGTGCTGAACAATATGAGCTTCGCCATCATCGCGGGAGCGGGCGGCGTGCTGGCGCTCCATGGGCTCGTCTCGATCGGGGTCATCGTGATCTTCTCCGAGTACTCGCGGCAATTCACCCGGCCGTTGAATGATCTGGCGAACCAGTTCAATACGTTCCTGTCCGCCATTGCCGGGGCCGAGCGGGTATTTGAAGTGCTGGAGGAGCGCGAGGAGGGGCAGGATGAGCGGGATGCGATCCGGCTGGAGCGGGTGCGCGGGGAGATCGAGTTCGTGGATGTCTCGTTCGCCTACGAGAAGGACGGGCGCACCTTAAGGGACGTCTCCTTCCGGGCGGAGCCCGGCCAGGCGATTGCCCTGGTCGGGCCGACCGGAGCGGGCAAGACGACGGTTACCCAACTGCTCAGCCGTTTCTATGACTATGACAGCGGTCAGATCTATCTCGACGGCGTTGAGCTATCCGCCATAGACCGCAAAAATCTGCGCAGCCATATGGGCTTCGTACTGCAGGATTCCTTCCTGTTCCAGGGCACCATTCGCGACAATATCCGTTATGGGCGGCTGAATGCCACCGATGAGGAGGTTGAGCAGGCCGCGCGGCTGGCGAATGCCCATTCATTCATTATGAAGCTGCCGCAGGGGTACGAGACGGAGCTGAGCCAGGACGGCAGCGGCATCAGCCAGGGCCAGAAGCAGCTGCTGTCAATCGCGCGGGCGGTGCTGGGGGATCCGGCGATTCTCATCCTGGACGAAGCGACCAGCAGCATCGACACGATTACGGAGATGAAGATACAGGAAGCGCTGTACCGGCTGATGGAGGGTCGAACGAGCATCATCATCGCGCACCGCCTCAATACGATTCAGCAGGCAGACTGCATCCTCGTGCTGGAGGACGGGCGCATCATCGAGCAGGGAAGCCACGAGTCGCTGCTGCGGCAGCAGGGCTTCTATCACGGCTTGGTGCAGAGCCAGTTCCGGCGGCAATCGGGATAG
- a CDS encoding multidrug effflux MFS transporter, with amino-acid sequence MNPGTNLNASVAAAPHKRRLAIAIVLGSMTAIGPLSIDMYLPSLPMLAADLQASTSLTQLSLTACLLGLALGQLVMGPLSDARGRRVPLLASLAVYAIVSFLCAIVPSMWGLIALRFLQGMAGAGGIVIARAMVRDLYSGSELTKFFSLLMLINGLAPIAAPIIGSQLLKYTSWHGVFTVLGALGLLMIAAAYFGLAETHPQDRRSSGGVRTTLSTFGGLVKDKEFMGYACTQGLVSAAMFSYISGSPFVLQNIYGASPQAFSLFFALNGFGLIVATQITGRLAARYGEMRLFIAGLFLSCGGGLALLAAILLHGPLWSVLLPLFVSVSSTGVVNTAGFSLAMENQGKTAGSASAMLGLLPFIAGSAAAPLVGIAGSDTAVPMGIVIACCGLGAAGCYRLLIRRH; translated from the coding sequence ATGAATCCTGGAACAAATCTGAATGCTTCCGTGGCGGCCGCTCCGCACAAGCGGAGACTCGCGATCGCGATCGTGCTCGGCTCGATGACGGCGATCGGACCGCTATCGATTGATATGTATTTGCCGTCGCTGCCGATGCTCGCCGCTGATCTGCAGGCAAGTACCTCCTTGACCCAGCTCAGCCTGACCGCGTGCCTGCTTGGCCTGGCGCTCGGCCAATTGGTCATGGGGCCGCTCAGTGATGCGCGGGGCCGCCGCGTTCCTCTGTTGGCGTCCTTGGCGGTGTACGCCATCGTCTCTTTTTTGTGCGCCATCGTTCCTTCGATGTGGGGCTTGATCGCCCTGCGCTTCCTGCAGGGTATGGCCGGCGCGGGCGGGATCGTCATCGCGCGGGCGATGGTGCGCGATCTGTATTCCGGATCGGAGCTGACGAAGTTTTTCTCGCTGCTCATGCTCATTAACGGGCTGGCGCCGATCGCCGCCCCAATCATCGGCAGCCAGCTGCTCAAATATACGTCATGGCACGGCGTGTTCACGGTGCTTGGCGCACTGGGCCTGCTTATGATCGCTGCGGCTTACTTCGGGCTGGCGGAGACCCATCCGCAGGATCGGCGCTCGTCCGGCGGCGTCCGGACGACCTTGTCCACCTTCGGGGGACTTGTCAAGGATAAGGAATTTATGGGATATGCCTGCACGCAGGGACTGGTCTCTGCCGCCATGTTCAGCTATATCTCCGGTTCGCCGTTCGTGCTGCAAAATATTTATGGCGCATCGCCCCAAGCGTTCAGTCTGTTCTTTGCGCTCAACGGGTTCGGCCTTATCGTGGCCACTCAGATTACGGGGCGGCTCGCTGCGCGCTATGGCGAGATGCGGCTGTTCATCGCTGGGCTGTTCCTGTCCTGCGGCGGGGGCCTCGCGCTTCTTGCCGCGATTCTGCTGCACGGGCCGCTCTGGTCGGTTCTGCTTCCGCTTTTCGTGTCGGTATCCAGCACAGGGGTCGTCAATACCGCCGGCTTCTCCCTCGCGATGGAGAACCAGGGCAAGACGGCCGGCAGCGCCTCGGCCATGCTCGGCTTGCTGCCCTTCATCGCTGGCTCGGCGGCTGCGCCGCTCGTCGGTATCGCAGGAAGCGACACGGCCGTGCCGATGGGCATCGTCATCGCCTGCTGCGGGCTTGGGGCGGCCGGCTGCTACCGGCTGCTAATCCGCCGCCATTAA
- a CDS encoding ABC transporter substrate-binding protein — MKDRLRAPNIAWLLLGLILLLQGCADKETEPFDPNQPVSLKIMYEWGEENFYNRFGKEFQLKYPNVDFRFVENPQYLPDLTAEEYEETLLAYIEKERPDVLRIGGGFRLEAVSAAGQLIDLAPWMKRDSFSLDGIYPPVIDAIKMKGHGTLYGLSPTFTSSALYYNKDLFEQYGVTPPQEKMTWEQVLDLAARFPVDGSPEERIYGFDQGLSSYDSIYSFMERIAKTEQIALIDASGKRLLFDSDGWRRITKLTVWSMTSNSVYFPEKLTAGQGITLDDDLFVSGRAAMVVSGDSTAKDLQNMNKFRRMSIPPQELLRWGMVPVPIDPVNPQSANEISVFETYGIGADSTAKAAAWELVKFINSDEWAKGRSRTRGEGNLLARIAYNKERFDLFDPEEIEAFYKVKPQSGEELRQIRQVPYEFRESFGEIVREELESIAADKQSVDQAVQKIQTRGQAELDSFNARTKEINGVH; from the coding sequence ATGAAAGATCGGCTTCGCGCACCGAACATCGCATGGCTGCTCCTTGGCTTGATCCTGCTGCTGCAAGGCTGTGCCGACAAGGAAACCGAGCCCTTCGATCCGAACCAGCCCGTTAGCTTAAAAATTATGTACGAGTGGGGAGAGGAAAACTTCTATAATCGGTTCGGCAAGGAGTTTCAACTCAAATATCCGAATGTGGACTTTCGCTTCGTCGAGAATCCGCAGTATCTCCCCGATTTAACAGCAGAAGAATATGAAGAGACATTGCTTGCCTATATCGAGAAAGAACGGCCTGATGTTCTAAGAATTGGTGGCGGCTTCAGACTCGAAGCGGTATCGGCTGCGGGTCAGCTCATTGATTTGGCGCCATGGATGAAACGGGACAGTTTTTCGCTGGACGGGATTTATCCCCCAGTTATCGACGCGATTAAAATGAAGGGCCACGGAACGCTATACGGACTGTCCCCAACATTCACAAGTTCTGCCTTATACTACAACAAAGACTTATTTGAGCAGTATGGGGTTACGCCGCCCCAGGAGAAGATGACCTGGGAACAAGTGCTTGATCTAGCTGCGCGCTTTCCGGTCGATGGTTCCCCAGAAGAGCGGATATACGGGTTTGATCAGGGATTGAGTAGCTATGATTCCATCTATTCGTTCATGGAGCGCATCGCCAAGACCGAGCAGATCGCATTGATCGATGCTTCAGGGAAACGGTTGCTGTTCGACTCGGACGGTTGGCGGCGGATAACGAAGCTAACGGTGTGGAGCATGACCTCCAATTCTGTTTATTTTCCTGAAAAGCTGACGGCTGGTCAAGGCATAACCCTGGACGATGATCTGTTCGTATCGGGCAGAGCCGCCATGGTCGTCTCGGGCGATTCTACAGCGAAGGACTTGCAAAATATGAACAAATTCAGGAGAATGTCAATTCCCCCGCAAGAGCTGCTGCGTTGGGGAATGGTGCCGGTTCCGATCGATCCCGTAAATCCGCAATCCGCGAACGAGATCTCTGTGTTTGAAACGTACGGCATTGGGGCCGACTCTACCGCCAAGGCAGCAGCCTGGGAACTTGTGAAGTTCATCAACAGCGACGAATGGGCAAAGGGGCGATCTCGTACCAGAGGAGAGGGTAATCTGCTGGCGCGTATCGCATATAATAAGGAGCGCTTCGACCTTTTCGACCCTGAAGAGATTGAAGCATTCTATAAAGTCAAACCGCAGAGCGGAGAAGAACTGCGGCAAATCCGCCAAGTCCCCTATGAATTCCGGGAATCGTTCGGGGAGATCGTAAGGGAAGAACTCGAATCGATCGCAGCGGACAAGCAGAGTGTCGATCAGGCCGTACAGAAGATTCAGACACGAGGCCAGGCGGAGCTTGATTCCTTCAATGCCCGGACGAAAGAGATCAACGGGGTTCATTAG
- a CDS encoding GNAT family N-acetyltransferase, producing the protein MKTFRITEERVQDDIYAAQAETADTEAIMSLLHRTAAWLNSKGSTQWNELLQGVDVHGMADSIAKGDVFVFKRGSDPAAVVILLQQPSAWDRELWSSLGEQGEAGHGESIYLHRLAIDRIFAGSQLGHAVLRWVETGIRFPGKRRLRLDCRADVPALNAFYRAAGYTFQGEIPKGYLLFEKELPPQ; encoded by the coding sequence ATGAAAACATTCCGAATCACCGAGGAACGGGTTCAGGACGATATCTACGCAGCGCAAGCCGAGACGGCGGATACCGAAGCAATTATGTCCTTGCTGCACCGCACTGCCGCCTGGCTGAACAGCAAAGGCTCGACGCAATGGAATGAACTGCTGCAGGGCGTTGATGTTCACGGAATGGCGGACTCCATCGCCAAGGGAGACGTATTTGTCTTCAAGCGCGGCAGTGATCCGGCCGCCGTCGTCATCCTGCTTCAGCAGCCGAGCGCCTGGGACAGGGAGCTATGGAGCAGCCTGGGCGAACAGGGCGAAGCGGGCCATGGCGAATCCATTTATTTGCATCGCCTGGCGATCGACCGCATCTTCGCCGGCAGCCAGCTGGGACATGCGGTGCTCCGCTGGGTCGAGACCGGCATCCGCTTCCCGGGCAAGCGGCGGCTCCGCCTGGACTGCAGGGCGGATGTTCCTGCCTTGAACGCCTTCTACCGCGCGGCGGGCTACACTTTTCAAGGCGAGATCCCGAAGGGCTATCTGTTGTTCGAGAAGGAGCTTCCCCCGCAATAA